One region of Oryza glaberrima chromosome 7, OglaRS2, whole genome shotgun sequence genomic DNA includes:
- the LOC127779265 gene encoding probable DNA primase large subunit yields MEIVRSHRQIAAEAAAGVGCGGGSGGLPTYRVAPQLEVRLEEFELFAIDRLRVLKGIADGLSRGKRPEEMEKLIKELWKAHMRHQDPTETLNKDIISHFVLRLVYCRTEELRKWFLSMETTLFRYRFRLESPESQRMLMSEFQLPYKALPHSEFEAVKDKLSQVARTIGQSAAVESVFFKVPFEEVPDLVASRRVFLSKGYAYVAMSQVVSLVVTQFRCNISKALVLTNRKWTATIKEQEKDRLTPIVEALSNAYFGPDYSQPKDAVEISLKDIDQLAKTSFPLCMRHMLEKLRENHHLKHGGRMQFGLFLKGAGLKLEDALAFWRAEFSQKVGSERFDKEYAYSIRHNYGKEGKRTDYTPYSCQKIISATPGVGDHHGCPYRHFGEDNLRAALNKMGISGHPLEEIMDKVKNRHYQLACTMTFEAEHGVSCDTGINHPNQYFSESQKVLKAKNQAVQSQGTT; encoded by the exons ATGGAGATCGTGAGATCCCACCGGCAgatcgcggcggaggcggcggcgggcgtagGATGTGGCGGCGGGTCGGGAGGCCTGCCAACCTACCGGGTGGCGCCGCAGCTGGAGGTGCGGTTGGAAGAGTTTGAGCTCTTCGCCATCGACCGCCTCCGAG TATTGAAGGGGATCGCCGACGGGCTCTCGCGAGGGAAGAGACCGGAGGAAATGGAGAAATTG ATCAAGGAATTGTGGAAAGCCCATATGAGGCACCAGGATCCTACAGAGACTTTGAACAAGGACATAATATCTCACTTTGTTCTCCGTCTTGTCTACTGCAGAAC GGAGGAGCTGCGGAAGTGGTTTCTCTCCATGGAGACTACGCTTTTTCGCTATCGCTTTCGACTCGAGAGTCCTGAATCACAG AGGATGCTTATGAGTGAGTTTCAACTTCCATACAAAGCATTGCCACACTCGGAATTTGAG GCTGTCAAAGACAAGTTGAGCCAAGTTGCACGCACCATTGGTCAATCTGCAGCTG TTGAATCTGTGTTCTTCAAG GTGCCTTTTGAAGAAGTTCCAGATCTTGTTGCCAGCCGCCGAGTATTTCTTTCAAAAGGATATGCTTATGTTGCGATGAGTCAG GTTGTTTCGCTTGTGGTTACCCAATTCCGCTGCAATATCTCGAAGGCACTTGTTTTAACAAATAG AAAATGGACGGCCACCATTAAGGAACAAGAAAAGGATAGGTTGACTCCT ATTGTCGAAGCATTGAGTAATGCATATTTTGGACCTGATTACTCTCAG CCAAAGGATGCTGTTGAGATTTCTCTGAAGGATATTGACCAACTGGCTAAAACTTCTTTCCCTCTTTGTATGCGCCACATGCTAGAGAAG TTGAGAGAAAACCATCATCTGAAGCATGGGGGCAGAATGCAGTTTGGTCTTTTCCTTAAG GGAGCTGGACTAAAGTTGGAAGATGCTCTAGCATTTTGGAGGGCAGAGTTTTCTCAGAAG GTTGGCTCTGAGCGATTTGACAAGGAATATGCCTACAGTATCAGGCATAATTATGGAAAGGAAGGAAAACGAACA GATTACACTCCGTATTCATGTCAAAAGATTATCTCTGCAACACCTGGTGTTGGTGATCACCATGGTTGCCCTTATCGACATTTTGG TGAAGACAACTTGAGAGCAGCTCTCAATAAAATGGGAATCAGTGGTCATCCATTAGAAGAGATAATGGATAAAGTGAAGAACAGGCACTACCAG CTAGCTTGCACGATGACTTTCGAGGCAGAACATGGTGTCTCATGTGATACTGGAATCAATCATCCTAATCAGTATTTCAGTGAAAGCCAGAAAGTCTTGAAAGCAAAG AATCAAGCAGTGCAGAGCCAAGGAACAACCTAA